One genomic segment of Hevea brasiliensis isolate MT/VB/25A 57/8 chromosome 3, ASM3005281v1, whole genome shotgun sequence includes these proteins:
- the LOC110649314 gene encoding RING-H2 finger protein ATL33 — translation MEHPPPTIFVSPEPPPFPAPPRSVDLSPLEFILGIIAVITIPALIYTFFFSIKCPPSPFRRRRRSNSGEFPVIDENPAEKKEVVSGVKYQKETHVKDIGSECPVCLSVFADGEEVKQLSVCKHSFHASCINLWLNSHSNCPVCRASVPAKRPNNGTATAASSVDLHQGLPDANSMV, via the coding sequence ATGGAGCACCCACCACCAACCATCTTCGTTTCCCCTGAACCCCCACCCTTCCCTGCACCTCCCAGAAGCGTAGATTTATCTCCTCTAGAGTTCATTCTTGGCATCATCGCTGTTATCACCATCCCTGCCTTGATCTACACCTTCTTTTTCTCTATCAAGTGCCCTCCTAGTCCTTTCAGGAGGCGCCGCAGGAGCAATTCCGGGGAATTTCCCGTCATCGACGAGAACCCAGCTGAGAAAAAAGAAGTGGTTTCTGGTGTCAAGTATCAGAAGGAGACCCATGTGAAGGATATTGGGAGTGAGTGTCCAGTGTGCCTTTCTGTTTTCGCTGATGGGGAAGAAGTGAAGCAATTGAGTGTGTGCAAGCATAGCTTTCATGCTTCTTGTATCAATTTGTGGCTGAATTCTCATTCTAATTGTCCTGTTTGTCGAGCTTCTGTACCTGCCAAGCGTCCTAATAATGGGACGGCGACGGCGGCTTCCTCCGTTGATCTCCACCAAGGTTTGCCGGATGCTAACTCTATGGTTTGA